Genomic DNA from Enterococcus saccharolyticus subsp. saccharolyticus:
CACTGGGAAACCATACGTATCATATAATTTAAAGATATCTTTGCCATTCAATGTATCGTTATTGTCTGCTTTTACTTGTACAATCACTTGATCTAAAATAGCTAACCCTTCATTGATTGTTTCATGGAAACGTTCCTCTTCAGTACGAATCACTTTTTCAATGAATGCTTGTTTTTCTAAAACTTCTGGATAATAACTTTCCATAATTTTACCGACAACTGGAACCAATTTGTACAAGAAAGAATCTTGAATTTGTAGTTTTTGTCCATGCATAACAGCACGACGTAATAATCGACGTAACACATAGCCACGGCCTTCATTTGAAGGTAATGCACCGTCACCAATTGCAAATGATAACGCACGAATATGGTCTGCGATTACTTTAAATGACACATCTGTAACAGGACTTGCTCCATATTTCACAGCGCCACTAATTTCTTCGATTGCATGAATAATTGGTAAAAATAAATCTGTTTCAAAGTTTGTTGGTGCATCTTGGATAATTGACACCATTCGCTCTAAGCCCATTCCCGTATCAATGTTTTTATGTGGCAATGGCTCATACGTATCATCTGGTTTGTGGTTAAATTCTGAGAAAACTAAGTTCCAAATTTCTAGGTAACGCTCATTTTCGCCACCAGGATAGTTTTCAGGATCATCTGCTGCTAAATCATTAAATTCTTCGCCACGATCATAGAAAATTTCGCTATCAGGACCACTTGGACCAGCACCAATATCCCAGAAGTTATCTTCGACTTCAACAACGTGATCTGCCGGCAAACCAACTTCTTCTAACCAAATACGTTTTGCTTCCGTATCTTTTGGATAGACTGTCACATATAATTTTTCTGGGTCAAAACCAATCCACTCTGGTGATGTTAAGAATTCCCATGCCCAATGAATCGCTTCTTTTTTAAAATAGTCACCAATTGAAAAGTTTCCTAACATTTCAAACATAGTATGGTGACGTGCGGTACGCCCCACATTTTCAATATCATTCGTACGAATTGATTTTTGCGCATTGGTAATGCGTGGATTTTCAGGGACGATTGACCCGTCAAAATATTTTTTTAAAGTTGCGACACCTGAGTTAATCCATAAAAGCGTTGGATCGTCTACAGGAACAAGTGACGCACTTGGTTCTACTGAATGTCCTTTAGATTTAAAGAAATCTAAATACATTTGACGCACTTCTGCACTAGTTAATTGTTTCATTTTTTATCTCTCCTTGTCTATTTTGAAGCAAACAAAAAGACATCTTGCAAGACAAGGACGTTTACACGCGGTACCACCTTGTTTGCAATGATGTCGTATCATTACCTCTTAAACTCGATAACGCTGAGTTGCGTTGATATTTCTATCAAATTCATCCAAAGGGAGCAATCAAAAGTAGCCTTACTTTTCTCTCAGCTGTGAAAAGTTTTCTGTGAAGTACCTATCTTATGACCATATCCTTCTCCTCACAAAGTATATGCAAACTTTCAGAAAAAGTCAATTATATTTTATTGATGTGCAATGACAATCACTTTGCGATATAAAAAGTCACACGGGTCTAAGATTTCTTCTTCTGCTAAAATTTTTCGGGAACGATAATAAGACGATAATGGCAACTTATCGAACAACGGAATCCCTACATCAGCTTGTTTTTCTAGCTTCAAACGATTCGAGTCAGTAATTTCCCAACGAGTGTGCTGGACATCAAAAAGCAAGCCAAACATATTTTCTTGGTGCATTTTTTTCGTTACTTGTTTGCCATAGTAATTGATTTCTTCATCTAGTTCTGTTCCCCAACGGAATAATTTGCGCGTACCTGCGCCCACGGCATATTCCCATTGATCTTCGTCTAACAAATCAAACATTTGTTGATGCAAGTAACGTCGCCATGTATTTAATGTACACGTTTGATGACGATAAATGCGATACGTTTCATCAGCAGGGTGCAATAAGGCATAAAAAGAATCTTTCTCAAAAATTTGGGTGGGTAATTGCCACATTAAACTTTCTTCAAAATTGGTTGGTTGTTTGAAGTGTTGGCGTAAGTTTTCTTCAATTGGGGCAAACTGCTCAACCAATCCTTGAAATTCACCAGTAATAGTATCCAATTGCCCGATAAACTTCGTCCCCGCGGGAAGTGCTTCTTTTTGAATGAGCATTGGTGGAATAGACACTTTTCTTAATGCACTGGTTGATTCATTAACAAAAATATCCCAATCTTCACCATTTTCTAACCCATAATTTGCCACAATGGTTTCAAAGTGAGTATCTACATGAATTGCTTTTTTATCCCATACGGTTACAGGTAATCCTTGTGTTCCTAAATCCCAGCCTAAAATGACTTCTTTGCTACCAGGAACTAAAACAAAACGTTCGCCGTCAATGGAACATTCAAACGTCCCACATTTCACACCGGCCAATTCAAATTCTTTATACTCAACGTCTGAGATTCGTTTTAATGGGCTGACAAAATACATTAGCACTTGATTGATGACTTGATTTTTTACTTCAATGGATAAGTTTTTCCAATTGCTCCATTCTAAGGCTTCAAAGAGATGCACGGTCTTCTCCCC
This window encodes:
- a CDS encoding DUF7278 family profilin-like fold-containing protein gives rise to the protein MHLFEALEWSNWKNLSIEVKNQVINQVLMYFVSPLKRISDVEYKEFELAGVKCGTFECSIDGERFVLVPGSKEVILGWDLGTQGLPVTVWDKKAIHVDTHFETIVANYGLENGEDWDIFVNESTSALRKVSIPPMLIQKEALPAGTKFIGQLDTITGEFQGLVEQFAPIEENLRQHFKQPTNFEESLMWQLPTQIFEKDSFYALLHPADETYRIYRHQTCTLNTWRRYLHQQMFDLLDEDQWEYAVGAGTRKLFRWGTELDEEINYYGKQVTKKMHQENMFGLLFDVQHTRWEITDSNRLKLEKQADVGIPLFDKLPLSSYYRSRKILAEEEILDPCDFLYRKVIVIAHQ